A stretch of the Sylvia atricapilla isolate bSylAtr1 chromosome 30, bSylAtr1.pri, whole genome shotgun sequence genome encodes the following:
- the PEX11B gene encoding peroxisomal membrane protein 11B isoform X1 has protein sequence MEAWVRFSAQSQARERLLRCSLSSPGPAGSRRERGSWRAAQYACALAGAALSRAGNGSGGSSGTLSRLQHLEAHLSLGRKLLRLGGSAEALGGAQRSLHLPDPVLRFCLTLSHLNRALFLACDNVLWAGKTGILPGLAMDKWSQRSFRYYLFALVVNLSRDAYEIRVLLERAEAARKRGKSPENRPQVQADGRIQRLRLHLQAQLQLLLQVLRDNPPLLLDLLRNACDLVIPLEKLGLCRSSPGIVGFCGLTSSVLSILTILHPWLKLKP, from the exons ATGGAGGCCTGGGTGCGCTTCAGTGCCCAGAGCCAGGCCCGGGAGCGCCTCCTCAGGTGTAGCCTCAGCTCCCCGGGCCCAGCGGGCAGTCGCAGGGAAAGGGGGTCGTGGAG GGCCGCCCAGTACGCCTGTGCCTTGGCTGGCGCCGCGCTGAGCCGCGCCGGGAACGGCTCCGGGGGCAGCTCCGGGACCCTGAGCcgcctccagcacctggaggcTCATCTGAGCCTGGGCCGCAAGC tgctgcGCTTGGGGGGCTCGGCCGAGGCCCTGGGGGGGGCCCAGCGCTCGCTGCATCTTCCCGACCCTGTCCTGCGCTTCTGTCTCACCTTGTCCCACCTGAACCGTGCCCTCTTCCTGGCCTGTGACAATGTCTTGTGGGCCGGGAAAACCGGGATTCTGCCTGGCCTTGCCATGGACAAGTGGAGCCAGAGGTCCTTCAG GTATTACCTGTTTGCTCTGGTGGTGAACCTGAGCCGGGATGCTTATGAGATCCGGGTGCTGCTGGAGCGTGCTGAGGCAGCCAGGAAGCGTGGGAAGAGCCCAGAAAACAGGCCCCAGGTCCAGGCTGATGGCAGGATCCAGCGTCTCCGGCTCCACCTGCaggcccagctgcagctcctgcttcagGTGCTCCGGGACAACCCCCCCCTACTGCTGGACCTGCTGCGGAATGCGTGTGACCTGGTGATCCCACTGGAAAAGCTGGGGCTGTGCCGGAGCAGTCCCGGAATTGTGGGATTCTGTGGCCTCACCTCCTCCGTGCTCTCAATCCTCACCATCCTCCATCCCTGGCTCAAACTGAAGCCATAA
- the PEX11B gene encoding peroxisomal membrane protein 11B isoform X2, whose translation MEAWVRFSAQSQARERLLRAAQYACALAGAALSRAGNGSGGSSGTLSRLQHLEAHLSLGRKLLRLGGSAEALGGAQRSLHLPDPVLRFCLTLSHLNRALFLACDNVLWAGKTGILPGLAMDKWSQRSFRYYLFALVVNLSRDAYEIRVLLERAEAARKRGKSPENRPQVQADGRIQRLRLHLQAQLQLLLQVLRDNPPLLLDLLRNACDLVIPLEKLGLCRSSPGIVGFCGLTSSVLSILTILHPWLKLKP comes from the exons ATGGAGGCCTGGGTGCGCTTCAGTGCCCAGAGCCAGGCCCGGGAGCGCCTCCTCAG GGCCGCCCAGTACGCCTGTGCCTTGGCTGGCGCCGCGCTGAGCCGCGCCGGGAACGGCTCCGGGGGCAGCTCCGGGACCCTGAGCcgcctccagcacctggaggcTCATCTGAGCCTGGGCCGCAAGC tgctgcGCTTGGGGGGCTCGGCCGAGGCCCTGGGGGGGGCCCAGCGCTCGCTGCATCTTCCCGACCCTGTCCTGCGCTTCTGTCTCACCTTGTCCCACCTGAACCGTGCCCTCTTCCTGGCCTGTGACAATGTCTTGTGGGCCGGGAAAACCGGGATTCTGCCTGGCCTTGCCATGGACAAGTGGAGCCAGAGGTCCTTCAG GTATTACCTGTTTGCTCTGGTGGTGAACCTGAGCCGGGATGCTTATGAGATCCGGGTGCTGCTGGAGCGTGCTGAGGCAGCCAGGAAGCGTGGGAAGAGCCCAGAAAACAGGCCCCAGGTCCAGGCTGATGGCAGGATCCAGCGTCTCCGGCTCCACCTGCaggcccagctgcagctcctgcttcagGTGCTCCGGGACAACCCCCCCCTACTGCTGGACCTGCTGCGGAATGCGTGTGACCTGGTGATCCCACTGGAAAAGCTGGGGCTGTGCCGGAGCAGTCCCGGAATTGTGGGATTCTGTGGCCTCACCTCCTCCGTGCTCTCAATCCTCACCATCCTCCATCCCTGGCTCAAACTGAAGCCATAA
- the LIX1L gene encoding LIX1-like protein isoform X2 produces MEAVRAQRLQPGVGAGPRGARPGLTGGPAGLAPAPGTGSTLGLGPGLGLPPPPPPLGLQAPPAPPGTGAGAVPGPPAVLREAVEAVVRSFAKHTQGYGRVNVVEALQEFWQMKQSRGAELRNGALVLYEMVPAASPPYVCYVTLPGGSCFGSFQFCPTKAEARRSAAKIALMNSVFNEHPSRRITDDFIEKSVSEALASFNELMTVFQLLHWNGSLKAMRERQCSRQEVLAHYSHRALDDDIRNQMALDWVNREQSIPGAVSRELAATERELDEARLAGKELRFHKEKKDILLLAAGQLGSAHSSGC; encoded by the exons ATGGAGGCGGTGCGGGCGCAGCGGCTGCAGCCCGGAGTGGGCGCTGGGCCTCGtggggcccggcccggcctcaccggcggccccgcggggctcGCACCGGCACCGGGGACGGGGTCGACGCTGGGGCTGGGCCCGGGGTTggggctgccgccgccgccgcccccaCTAGGTCTGCAGGCCCCCCCAGCGCCCCCCGGGAcgggggccggggccgtgcccgggcCGCCCGCGGTGCTGCGGGAGGCGGTGGAGGCCGTGGTGCGGAGCTTCGCCAAACACACGCAGGGCTACGGCCGCG TGAACGTGGTGGAGGCGCTGCAGGAATTCTGGCAGATGAAGCAGTCGCGCGGGGCCGAGCTGCGCAACGGCGCCCTGGTACTCTACGAGATGGTCCCGGCCGCCAGCCCTCCTTACGTCTGCTATGTCACCCTGCCAGGGGGCAGCTGCTTCGGCAGCTTCCAG TTCTGTCCCACTAAGGCTGAGGCGCGCCGGAGCGCAGCCAAGATCGCGCTGATGAATTCTGTGTTCAACGAGCACCCTTCCCGCCGGATCACTGACGACTTCATAGAGAAGAGTGTCTCTGAGGCCCTGGCGTCCTTCAAC GAGCTGATGACGGTTTTCCAGCTGTTGCACTGGAACGGGAGCTTGAAGGCCATGCGGGAGCGTCAGTGCTCACGCCAG GAAGTCCTGGCTCACTACTCCCACCGTGCTCTGGATGATGACATCCGGAACCAGATGGCCCTGGACTGGGTGAACCGGGAGCAGAGCATTCCAGGCGCTGTTTCCCGGGAGCTGGCGGCCACGGAGCGGGAGCTGGATGAGGCCCGGCTGGCCGGGAAGGAGCTGCGATTCCATAAGGAAAAGAAGGACATCCTGTTGCTGGCGGCTGGCCAGCTGGGCTCAGCGCactcctctggctgctga
- the LIX1L gene encoding LIX1-like protein isoform X1 — protein MEAVRAQRLQPGVGAGPRGARPGLTGGPAGLAPAPGTGSTLGLGPGLGLPPPPPPLGLQAPPAPPGTGAGAVPGPPAVLREAVEAVVRSFAKHTQGYGRVNVVEALQEFWQMKQSRGAELRNGALVLYEMVPAASPPYVCYVTLPGGSCFGSFQFCPTKAEARRSAAKIALMNSVFNEHPSRRITDDFIEKSVSEALASFNGNREEADNPNTGIGAFRFMLESNKGKSMLEFQELMTVFQLLHWNGSLKAMRERQCSRQEVLAHYSHRALDDDIRNQMALDWVNREQSIPGAVSRELAATERELDEARLAGKELRFHKEKKDILLLAAGQLGSAHSSGC, from the exons ATGGAGGCGGTGCGGGCGCAGCGGCTGCAGCCCGGAGTGGGCGCTGGGCCTCGtggggcccggcccggcctcaccggcggccccgcggggctcGCACCGGCACCGGGGACGGGGTCGACGCTGGGGCTGGGCCCGGGGTTggggctgccgccgccgccgcccccaCTAGGTCTGCAGGCCCCCCCAGCGCCCCCCGGGAcgggggccggggccgtgcccgggcCGCCCGCGGTGCTGCGGGAGGCGGTGGAGGCCGTGGTGCGGAGCTTCGCCAAACACACGCAGGGCTACGGCCGCG TGAACGTGGTGGAGGCGCTGCAGGAATTCTGGCAGATGAAGCAGTCGCGCGGGGCCGAGCTGCGCAACGGCGCCCTGGTACTCTACGAGATGGTCCCGGCCGCCAGCCCTCCTTACGTCTGCTATGTCACCCTGCCAGGGGGCAGCTGCTTCGGCAGCTTCCAG TTCTGTCCCACTAAGGCTGAGGCGCGCCGGAGCGCAGCCAAGATCGCGCTGATGAATTCTGTGTTCAACGAGCACCCTTCCCGCCGGATCACTGACGACTTCATAGAGAAGAGTGTCTCTGAGGCCCTGGCGTCCTTCAAC GGCAATCGAGAAGAGGCAGATAATCCCAACACCGGGATCGGGGCCTTCCGCTTCATGTTGGAATCCAACAAGGGAAAATCCATGCTGGAGTTCCAG GAGCTGATGACGGTTTTCCAGCTGTTGCACTGGAACGGGAGCTTGAAGGCCATGCGGGAGCGTCAGTGCTCACGCCAG GAAGTCCTGGCTCACTACTCCCACCGTGCTCTGGATGATGACATCCGGAACCAGATGGCCCTGGACTGGGTGAACCGGGAGCAGAGCATTCCAGGCGCTGTTTCCCGGGAGCTGGCGGCCACGGAGCGGGAGCTGGATGAGGCCCGGCTGGCCGGGAAGGAGCTGCGATTCCATAAGGAAAAGAAGGACATCCTGTTGCTGGCGGCTGGCCAGCTGGGCTCAGCGCactcctctggctgctga